A part of Deltaproteobacteria bacterium genomic DNA contains:
- a CDS encoding response regulator yields MLVDVSQTDILKLAEIIRAETGNQVAEKNHSMIISRIRTRLLKLTLKSMSSYWTYFAEHETDEREVLRNLMTTHYTFFFREYVHFEILQQWIHSNAQRLKDRYLKTQTPVRIWSAACSRGHEVYSLASFLELELKTKYSVPYEVLGSDIDSESVQHAGNGVYPLKEVNTIPQAYLSRFWKKGTGAVKDFAAAHPTIREKVSFEVVNLLELKSWANPHLFDVIFCRNVFIYFSEENVRQIATSLEQRLDPAGLFVSGLSEPVRFPGWDLKTVGPSCYSRQSEVRGSKPAEVTTSLTERTTQPSPVQITAAGRYKVLCVDDSNTIQILMKKIFSMDPDCERVDSALNGREAREMLDKNQYSLITLDIHMPEVNGIEFLETLYDRKTDPPVIMVSSVNRTDLDLATKSVSLGAFDYVEKPAMNNLQKSSQEILTKAKMAIRTKTSVAAVGESGFDESIGQKIVVPDASMCLRLVAVSLGSAKEVALAEQIVRGQRAEYRSPPILIWNVDGPVPSHVMEQVLRWTDRSVSEIRAGGVLKPNGVFLASGHEIAGILEKSRAKTLSLQFVTVPQQLEWRALLGRFVLRQVLLDESHIERKGDLERMLGLTLSDISPATSFASLSVEFFANLRKAAA; encoded by the coding sequence GTGTTGGTCGATGTAAGTCAGACAGACATTTTAAAGCTCGCAGAAATAATTCGGGCGGAGACCGGCAATCAAGTTGCAGAGAAAAATCATTCAATGATCATTTCACGGATTCGAACCCGTCTTTTGAAGTTGACGCTCAAAAGCATGAGTTCCTATTGGACATATTTTGCCGAGCACGAAACTGACGAGCGCGAAGTGCTTCGAAACCTCATGACTACTCACTACACGTTCTTTTTTCGCGAGTATGTCCATTTCGAAATTTTGCAGCAGTGGATTCATAGCAATGCTCAGAGGCTTAAAGACCGATATTTGAAAACTCAAACGCCGGTGCGGATTTGGTCGGCTGCCTGCAGCCGCGGCCATGAAGTCTATTCGCTTGCGTCCTTCTTAGAACTCGAGTTGAAAACAAAGTATAGTGTTCCATATGAAGTTCTGGGGTCGGACATTGATTCCGAATCTGTGCAACACGCAGGAAATGGTGTCTATCCATTGAAAGAAGTGAATACGATTCCTCAAGCTTACTTAAGTCGATTTTGGAAGAAGGGAACTGGAGCAGTAAAGGACTTTGCTGCTGCACATCCGACGATTCGCGAAAAAGTAAGTTTCGAAGTTGTGAATTTACTTGAGTTAAAATCATGGGCGAACCCCCATTTATTCGACGTTATCTTTTGTCGAAATGTGTTTATCTATTTTTCCGAAGAAAACGTCCGTCAGATCGCGACATCGCTTGAACAGCGCCTAGATCCAGCGGGCCTTTTCGTTTCTGGTCTTTCGGAACCAGTGCGGTTTCCCGGTTGGGACCTAAAGACAGTTGGTCCCTCGTGCTACTCACGTCAAAGTGAGGTTCGAGGCTCGAAGCCAGCGGAAGTCACCACTTCATTAACTGAGAGGACGACCCAACCTTCGCCTGTTCAGATCACCGCCGCTGGTCGGTATAAGGTATTGTGTGTCGACGATTCGAACACAATTCAGATTCTAATGAAGAAAATTTTTTCGATGGATCCTGATTGTGAGCGTGTTGATTCGGCGTTGAATGGTCGAGAAGCGCGAGAAATGTTGGACAAGAATCAATATAGCTTGATCACACTTGATATACACATGCCCGAAGTGAATGGAATTGAGTTCCTAGAAACTCTTTATGATCGTAAAACGGATCCGCCGGTCATAATGGTTTCTTCCGTCAATCGCACGGACCTTGATCTTGCTACCAAGTCGGTCTCTTTAGGGGCATTCGACTATGTTGAAAAGCCCGCTATGAACAACCTGCAGAAGAGTTCACAAGAGATTTTGACCAAAGCCAAAATGGCAATACGAACAAAAACCTCTGTCGCGGCGGTCGGCGAAAGCGGCTTTGATGAATCAATTGGTCAAAAGATTGTGGTGCCAGACGCGTCGATGTGCTTGCGTTTGGTTGCGGTATCACTAGGAAGTGCCAAAGAAGTTGCCTTGGCTGAGCAAATTGTTCGCGGCCAAAGAGCAGAGTATCGGTCCCCGCCAATTTTAATATGGAATGTTGATGGGCCGGTTCCGTCACACGTGATGGAGCAGGTTCTAAGATGGACTGACCGGTCTGTTTCGGAAATTCGCGCCGGAGGCGTTTTGAAACCAAACGGCGTGTTTCTCGCTTCAGGACATGAAATCGCAGGCATTCTTGAAAAGAGTCGAGCGAAGACTTTGTCTCTTCAATTCGTGACCGTGCCGCAGCAGTTAGAATGGCGAGCCTTGCTGGGGCGCTTTGTACTTCGTCAAGTGTTGCTGGACGAGTCGCATATCGAACGAAAAGGTGATTTAGAAAGAATGCTTGGGCTTACGTTGAGCGATATTTCTCCAGCGACGAGCTTTGCTTCTCTCTCGGTTGAGTTTTTCGCTA
- a CDS encoding outer membrane beta-barrel protein: MLGYSNSFFRGQFGFLTRAVADLSNGQSQRSLFDFLAGTTFGAFDLDLQYSVVTSPRKNILTEPTTDREDPGSALLLIATYRVNEKFKMSGRFETVDSDPNGGGYADAQTYGFASNYTPEDGFTVRLEWTDTVVNRKITSAAYGESRWDAALLVSF, encoded by the coding sequence ATATTAGGCTATTCGAATTCTTTTTTCCGTGGGCAGTTTGGATTCTTAACGCGTGCGGTAGCGGATCTCAGCAACGGTCAAAGTCAACGTTCGCTCTTCGATTTTCTTGCGGGAACGACGTTTGGTGCTTTCGATCTCGACTTACAATACTCCGTTGTAACAAGCCCGCGAAAAAATATCCTTACCGAACCTACAACTGATCGCGAAGATCCAGGTTCCGCACTCCTCTTGATTGCAACCTACCGAGTGAATGAAAAATTTAAAATGAGCGGAAGGTTTGAAACTGTCGACAGCGATCCCAACGGCGGCGGCTATGCAGACGCACAAACATACGGATTTGCATCTAATTACACACCCGAGGACGGATTCACGGTGCGATTAGAATGGACCGACACTGTCGTGAATCGCAAAATCACGAGCGCCGCCTATGGCGAATCTCGCTGG